A part of Aquaspirillum sp. LM1 genomic DNA contains:
- the fliN gene encoding flagellar motor switch protein FliN codes for MDDWAAALAEQTSATDAAAPAAAPAPSSVPQPAINLFQDFSGSATDLVATGDGSAPQNLDMILDIPVNMTVELGRTKIAIRNLLQLAQGSVVELDGLAGEPMDVLVNGCLIAQGEVVVVNDKFGIRLTDIITPSERLRRLQK; via the coding sequence ATGGATGACTGGGCTGCTGCCTTGGCCGAGCAAACCTCTGCTACTGATGCCGCAGCGCCTGCTGCAGCGCCAGCGCCGTCTTCGGTGCCGCAGCCGGCCATCAATCTGTTCCAGGACTTTTCTGGTTCTGCCACGGATCTGGTGGCAACCGGTGATGGCAGCGCACCGCAAAATCTGGACATGATTCTGGATATCCCGGTCAACATGACAGTGGAGTTGGGTCGCACCAAGATTGCCATCCGCAATCTGCTGCAACTGGCCCAGGGCTCGGTGGTGGAACTGGACGGCTTGGCGGGCGAACCGATGGATGTGCTGGTGAATGGCTGCCTGATTGCCCAGGGTGAAGTGGTGGTGGTGAATGACAAATTCGGTATTCGCCTGACCGACATCATCACCCCGTCCGAGCGTCTGCGTCGCCTGCAAAAATAA
- the fliO gene encoding flagellar biosynthetic protein FliO, with amino-acid sequence MSIFARCTRLLALPCRAALVFPGTTLAATATPMASELSPVSGLVQMLLAMGLVLGVIFALAWLMRRVNPMALAGSQAALRVISGVMVGQRERVVIVEVQGKWLVLGVAAQSVTLLHTLDRPEDLPASPSVTTGPFADKLRALLESRGISLPKKPS; translated from the coding sequence GTGTCCATTTTCGCGCGCTGCACCCGTCTTCTTGCGCTGCCCTGCCGGGCAGCGCTTGTTTTTCCAGGCACCACCCTGGCGGCCACCGCCACGCCCATGGCCAGTGAACTCTCCCCGGTGTCTGGCCTGGTGCAAATGCTGCTGGCCATGGGGCTGGTGCTGGGGGTCATTTTTGCCCTGGCCTGGCTGATGCGCCGGGTCAACCCGATGGCACTGGCTGGCAGCCAGGCCGCATTACGGGTGATTTCCGGCGTGATGGTGGGCCAGCGTGAGCGGGTGGTGATTGTCGAAGTGCAGGGCAAATGGCTGGTGCTGGGCGTTGCCGCACAATCCGTTACCCTGCTGCATACCCTGGACCGGCCAGAAGACCTGCCCGCCTCTCCTTCGGTCACCACTGGCCCGTTTGCTGACAAACTGCGCGCCTTGCTTGAATCGCGTGGCATTTCCCTGCCAAAGAAACCATCATGA
- the fliL gene encoding flagellar basal body-associated protein FliL, with product MAQSKATTAAPNQKPAGNKRTMVIIISALAAVLILLAGAVGYLFLNKHNQNGEDGPALGAPGTLPVFEKMDAFVINLSGEQGGMLQVEMETELSAESSREIVKAYTPKIRSAIIMLLSSKSAQELSSAEGKAKLRNQIRKIINETIGASPDRPLVVGVVFTSFIVQQ from the coding sequence ATGGCACAAAGCAAGGCAACTACGGCAGCTCCCAATCAGAAACCGGCTGGCAACAAGCGCACGATGGTGATCATCATCTCCGCGCTGGCGGCTGTGCTGATCCTGCTGGCCGGTGCAGTGGGTTATCTGTTTTTGAACAAGCACAACCAGAATGGCGAAGACGGTCCGGCACTCGGCGCGCCAGGCACCTTGCCCGTCTTTGAAAAAATGGACGCCTTCGTGATCAACCTCAGCGGCGAGCAGGGTGGCATGCTGCAGGTCGAAATGGAAACCGAGCTGTCGGCAGAAAGTTCGCGCGAAATCGTCAAGGCGTATACGCCCAAGATTCGCAGCGCCATCATCATGCTGCTGTCGTCCAAGAGCGCCCAAGAGTTGTCCAGCGCCGAAGGCAAGGCCAAGCTGCGCAACCAGATTCGTAAAATCATCAATGAAACGATTGGCGCCAGCCCGGATCGTCCGCTGGTGGTCGGGGTGGTGTTCACCTCGTTTATTGTCCAGCAATAA
- the fliF gene encoding flagellar basal-body MS-ring/collar protein FliF, whose amino-acid sequence MAEIAEQGNNLRQNRVRESMERFRELPTNKRTLLYVGLAAIAALVIGTALWMREPTWKVLFSNVSDKDGGQITTALQQMNVPYELSPGGTIAVPAEKVYETRLKLASQGLPKASGVGFELMDNQKFGISQFAEQVNYQRSVEGELARTIQALSTVEAARVHLAIPKNSVFLREQQKPTASVVLNLNPGRLIDATQIHGIMNLVSSAVPGLPPRNITIVDQEGNLLSSMGELNQQNQNGLDQRQLTYVKEIEQTYIKRIETILEPIFGKGNARAEVTAELDFAQREQTSENYTPNSPPNAAAIRSQQMHESTEREPIGPGGVPGALSNQPPNAAAAPITLPPGTQAGITANGQAAPDKSSKKDSTVNYEVDRTIQHTKLPVGAIKRVSAAVVVNYKKKVDNNGESKFVPLTQQELGQINNLVKEAMGYNPTRGDTLNVVNAAFADNTARPALEQRAIDFVTENIFDIAKWGLLLLVLLYLIFGIIRPIVREVINPPVPEEEYPDGPAIEGEELTGEEGDEVVDDVELQRREYAANLEAAREIIRNDPRMAAQIIKEWISDE is encoded by the coding sequence CGTGGGTTTAGCCGCGATTGCCGCCCTGGTCATTGGCACCGCACTGTGGATGCGTGAACCCACCTGGAAAGTCCTGTTCAGCAATGTGTCTGACAAGGACGGCGGGCAGATCACCACTGCATTGCAGCAGATGAACGTTCCCTACGAGCTTTCTCCGGGGGGCACGATTGCCGTGCCCGCCGAGAAAGTATACGAAACCCGGCTAAAGCTCGCCTCGCAAGGCCTGCCCAAGGCCAGCGGCGTGGGTTTCGAATTGATGGACAACCAGAAGTTCGGCATCAGTCAGTTTGCCGAACAGGTGAACTACCAGCGCTCGGTGGAAGGCGAACTGGCGCGCACCATTCAGGCGCTGAGCACGGTGGAAGCGGCCCGAGTGCACCTGGCCATCCCCAAAAACAGCGTTTTTCTGCGCGAACAGCAAAAACCTACGGCATCGGTGGTGCTTAACCTCAACCCTGGCCGCCTGATTGACGCCACCCAGATTCACGGCATCATGAATCTGGTATCGTCTGCCGTACCTGGGCTGCCGCCACGCAACATCACCATTGTCGACCAGGAAGGCAATCTGCTGTCGTCGATGGGTGAGCTGAACCAGCAAAACCAGAATGGTCTGGACCAGCGCCAGCTGACCTACGTCAAGGAAATCGAACAAACTTACATCAAGCGCATCGAAACCATCCTTGAGCCAATCTTTGGCAAGGGCAACGCCCGCGCCGAAGTGACCGCCGAGCTGGATTTCGCCCAGCGTGAGCAAACCTCGGAAAACTACACCCCCAATTCGCCGCCCAATGCCGCCGCCATCCGCAGCCAGCAGATGCACGAAAGCACCGAGCGCGAACCGATTGGCCCAGGGGGCGTGCCGGGTGCCTTGTCCAACCAGCCTCCCAATGCTGCTGCTGCGCCAATTACCCTGCCGCCGGGCACGCAAGCCGGGATCACCGCCAACGGTCAGGCTGCACCAGACAAATCCAGCAAGAAAGACTCCACGGTCAACTACGAAGTGGACCGCACCATCCAGCACACCAAGCTGCCGGTGGGGGCAATCAAGCGGGTGTCGGCTGCCGTGGTGGTGAACTACAAGAAAAAAGTCGACAACAATGGCGAGAGCAAGTTTGTTCCGCTGACCCAGCAGGAGCTGGGCCAGATCAACAATCTGGTCAAGGAAGCCATGGGGTATAACCCGACGCGGGGTGACACCCTGAACGTGGTTAACGCCGCCTTTGCCGACAACACCGCCCGCCCGGCGCTGGAACAGCGCGCCATCGACTTTGTCACCGAAAATATCTTTGACATCGCCAAATGGGGCCTGCTGCTGCTGGTGCTGCTCTACCTGATCTTCGGCATCATCCGTCCGATCGTGCGCGAGGTGATCAACCCGCCAGTGCCGGAAGAAGAATACCCGGATGGCCCGGCTATCGAAGGCGAAGAGCTGACTGGTGAAGAAGGCGACGAAGTGGTTGACGACGTAGAACTGCAGCGCCGTGAATACGCGGCCAACCTTGAGGCTGCACGCGAGATCATCCGCAACGATCCGCGCATGGCTGCCCAGATCATCAAGGAGTGGATTAGCGATGAGTGA
- the fliQ gene encoding flagellar biosynthesis protein FliQ: MTPEFVINLVQGALFMLIVVSAPIMGVALLVGLLVSVLQAATQINEMTLTFIPKLLAMFVVLVVAGPWMVSTLMDYTIRLFTSIPNAVG; encoded by the coding sequence ATGACCCCGGAATTTGTGATCAATCTGGTTCAAGGTGCCCTGTTCATGCTGATCGTGGTATCTGCCCCGATCATGGGTGTGGCGCTGCTGGTGGGCTTGCTGGTCAGCGTCTTGCAGGCCGCTACTCAGATCAATGAAATGACCCTTACCTTCATTCCCAAACTGCTGGCGATGTTTGTCGTGCTTGTGGTGGCTGGGCCGTGGATGGTCAGCACGCTGATGGACTACACCATCCGCCTGTTTACCAGCATCCCCAATGCTGTGGGCTAA
- a CDS encoding FliH/SctL family protein, whose amino-acid sequence MSSKIISAGDLQGQQLQTLQFASFGQGTPNSRLARTTAAIAPKVTLPSNMDLSALLAAAGVDDPAARAAVAAEPSLPASMQVDADEASALLAPDPILDGENADAGVDDASDEPDAEPEPDIPEEPEPQWPTAAELEAIHQEAYQAGYDAGHAEGLARGAEAGHQQAFDQAQQQFDQQVQAFAQLQDAFQANLSELEVEIAPALLKLAVNAVEKLLHDQLATKPDAVLAVIKQALQVIPTEVARATVRAHPADIAALRTFLPTQTPDTLWQFVEDASITQGGCLVDMPSASLDLTLQTRWKALLATLGADADVGA is encoded by the coding sequence TTGTCGAGTAAAATCATTTCCGCTGGCGACCTGCAGGGACAGCAGCTGCAAACCCTGCAATTTGCCTCGTTTGGCCAGGGTACACCCAACTCCCGCCTGGCCAGGACGACGGCTGCCATCGCGCCCAAGGTCACCTTGCCATCCAACATGGACCTGAGCGCCTTGCTGGCGGCAGCCGGCGTGGACGACCCCGCGGCCAGGGCGGCGGTAGCGGCTGAACCGTCGCTGCCCGCCTCAATGCAGGTGGATGCCGATGAAGCTTCCGCGTTGCTGGCACCAGATCCGATCCTGGACGGCGAAAACGCTGATGCTGGCGTGGATGATGCCAGTGATGAACCTGACGCTGAGCCGGAACCCGACATCCCGGAAGAGCCTGAACCGCAATGGCCAACGGCGGCCGAGCTGGAAGCCATCCACCAGGAAGCGTATCAGGCAGGCTATGATGCCGGCCACGCCGAAGGTCTGGCGCGAGGCGCTGAAGCGGGTCATCAACAGGCATTCGACCAGGCACAGCAGCAATTTGACCAGCAGGTGCAGGCCTTTGCCCAGTTGCAGGATGCCTTTCAGGCCAATCTGAGCGAGCTGGAAGTGGAAATTGCCCCGGCGCTGCTCAAGCTGGCGGTGAATGCCGTGGAAAAACTGCTGCACGACCAACTCGCCACCAAGCCTGATGCCGTGCTGGCCGTGATCAAGCAGGCCCTGCAAGTGATTCCCACCGAAGTGGCCCGCGCCACGGTGCGCGCCCATCCGGCAGATATTGCCGCCCTGCGAACATTCTTGCCGACGCAAACCCCGGATACCCTGTGGCAGTTTGTTGAAGACGCCAGCATCACGCAGGGCGGTTGCCTGGTGGACATGCCGTCTGCCAGCCTTGACCTGACCCTGCAGACCCGCTGGAAAGCCCTGCTGGCCACCCTGGGAGCCGACGCCGATGTCGGCGCTTGA
- the fliM gene encoding flagellar motor switch protein FliM: MADDILSQDEVDALLRGVSGSTESDDTRISPVRPYDIGRQERIVRGRMPTLEIINERFARNLRIGLFNFIRRNAEISVGPVRVQKYSEFIRNLVVPTNLNLVHVKPLRGTGLLIFDPDLVFLVVDNMFGSDGRYHVRVEGRDFTPTEQRIIRRMLDVVFAEYQKAWEPVYPIEFVFMRSEMNTQFANIATPTEVVVAMTFRIELGAGGGDFHVCMPYSMVEPLRDLLASTMAADRTEVDNRWVNLLSKQVQVAEVDLVATLAEADITLGQILNLKKGDVISVEIPESIVASVSGIPVAECHYGTVNNQYALKVDQILAGAQEMSELVIPPREIQLQKQSLNGQ; this comes from the coding sequence ATGGCTGACGACATTCTCTCCCAGGACGAGGTTGATGCGCTATTGCGAGGTGTCTCGGGCAGCACCGAGTCCGACGATACCCGCATCTCCCCGGTCCGTCCTTATGATATCGGTCGCCAGGAGCGTATTGTCCGTGGCCGGATGCCGACGCTGGAAATCATCAACGAGCGTTTTGCCCGTAATCTGCGCATCGGCCTGTTCAACTTCATTCGCCGCAACGCTGAAATTTCTGTCGGCCCGGTGCGGGTGCAAAAGTACAGTGAATTCATCCGCAATCTGGTGGTGCCCACCAACCTGAATCTGGTTCATGTCAAGCCGCTGCGTGGCACCGGCCTGCTGATTTTTGATCCGGATCTGGTGTTTCTGGTGGTGGACAATATGTTTGGCAGCGATGGCCGCTATCATGTGCGGGTGGAAGGGCGTGACTTTACCCCAACCGAACAGCGGATCATCCGTCGCATGCTGGACGTGGTGTTTGCCGAATACCAGAAAGCCTGGGAACCGGTTTATCCGATCGAATTCGTGTTCATGCGCTCGGAAATGAACACCCAGTTTGCCAACATTGCCACCCCAACCGAAGTGGTGGTGGCAATGACCTTCCGCATCGAACTCGGTGCCGGTGGTGGTGACTTCCATGTGTGCATGCCGTATTCGATGGTCGAACCGCTGCGTGACCTGCTGGCCTCGACCATGGCGGCTGACCGTACCGAAGTGGACAATCGCTGGGTGAATCTGCTGTCCAAACAGGTTCAGGTGGCCGAAGTGGATCTGGTGGCCACGCTGGCCGAAGCCGACATTACCCTGGGGCAGATTCTCAACCTCAAGAAGGGGGATGTGATTTCGGTAGAGATTCCCGAATCGATCGTGGCTTCGGTATCAGGCATCCCTGTGGCAGAATGCCACTATGGCACGGTCAATAACCAGTATGCGTTGAAAGTCGACCAGATTCTGGCCGGCGCGCAGGAAATGAGCGAGCTGGTGATCCCGCCACGGGAAATTCAGCTGCAAAAACAATCTCTCAATGGGCAATAA
- a CDS encoding flagellar hook-length control protein FliK yields MTIKIISNAPTATPSTSLFKQPGSANAGAIDLFSSLLGGQLGELDTLLGDTLNKSTLQSEDAALSPLARKLKALKNTPEITQEATTPTPTPDTNLAAMLSAAALLPLPARIPAPARDPDAVTEGSAQPELGVSTDLLVSADAEQAATSQTITSPALVQVPGTTTVAAPSSEASDTESAAAANTSAAWVDPKLATAPAPATGQQPPALTSSEQKPRVELAVATELPSRTAAELAANGQKSRQDAADFTQALKETVAEATTSTAPLASDGRQIQVAVPSAQRGVPAHVITIPTPVGQPQWADDVGQQVVVMMNSRLETAQLQVTPPDMGPVEISLKMGNDGSAQLSFVSGVAETRQALEQGLPRLSAMLADNGIRLADAQVSSGQGQNSRDASQFAQQGQAGQGQGQQGGQANGRPATAQELIAAGLPADTVAVNMPIPSSDVSIYA; encoded by the coding sequence ATGACCATCAAAATTATCTCGAATGCACCCACGGCGACGCCGTCCACCTCTTTGTTCAAGCAGCCGGGCAGCGCAAACGCGGGGGCCATCGACCTGTTTTCCAGCCTGCTGGGCGGACAACTGGGCGAACTGGACACGTTGCTGGGTGACACGCTGAACAAAAGCACCTTGCAAAGCGAAGATGCCGCGCTGTCACCGCTGGCCCGCAAGCTGAAAGCCCTGAAAAACACCCCTGAAATCACCCAGGAAGCAACAACCCCCACCCCCACCCCGGATACCAATCTGGCCGCCATGCTGAGCGCGGCGGCCCTGCTGCCTTTGCCTGCCCGGATTCCCGCCCCGGCGCGCGATCCTGATGCCGTGACCGAAGGATCGGCCCAGCCTGAGCTAGGCGTTTCCACCGATCTGCTGGTGAGTGCCGATGCCGAGCAAGCCGCCACGTCGCAAACCATCACGTCACCAGCCTTGGTCCAAGTGCCAGGCACCACCACCGTGGCTGCGCCATCCAGTGAAGCCAGCGACACAGAATCTGCCGCTGCTGCCAACACCAGCGCCGCCTGGGTGGACCCCAAGCTGGCAACCGCACCCGCGCCGGCCACCGGCCAGCAGCCCCCCGCCTTGACCTCATCTGAGCAAAAACCGCGCGTTGAACTGGCCGTGGCCACCGAATTGCCGTCCAGAACAGCGGCAGAACTTGCCGCCAACGGACAAAAATCTCGCCAGGATGCGGCAGATTTTACCCAGGCACTCAAGGAAACCGTCGCCGAAGCCACCACCAGTACCGCTCCGCTGGCCAGCGATGGCCGGCAGATTCAAGTGGCCGTGCCCAGCGCCCAGCGCGGTGTGCCAGCACATGTGATCACCATTCCAACCCCGGTGGGACAGCCGCAGTGGGCCGATGACGTGGGCCAGCAAGTGGTGGTGATGATGAACAGCCGGCTGGAAACCGCCCAGCTGCAAGTCACCCCGCCTGATATGGGGCCGGTGGAAATTTCGCTGAAAATGGGTAATGATGGTTCTGCCCAGCTGTCGTTTGTTTCCGGTGTGGCCGAAACCCGTCAGGCGCTGGAGCAGGGCCTGCCCCGCCTGAGCGCCATGCTGGCTGACAACGGCATTCGCCTGGCGGATGCCCAGGTGTCGTCTGGCCAGGGACAGAATTCCCGCGATGCATCACAGTTTGCCCAGCAAGGGCAGGCAGGCCAGGGACAGGGTCAACAAGGTGGACAAGCAAATGGACGCCCGGCCACCGCCCAAGAGCTGATTGCCGCTGGTTTGCCAGCGGATACGGTGGCGGTGAATATGCCGATTCCGAGTAGCGACGTGAGCATCTACGCCTGA
- the fliJ gene encoding flagellar export protein FliJ: MAVSKYQLLIRLATEKCDDAAQVMNYARQRMETARQRLQQLAQFLADYLHRRIAQGEQGMAAGQWVDYQKFIERLQEAIAVQRQEVDSSQNAYQQATDAWQAARKKLKALEKLQEQEDMRARLREAKREQKQTDEFAARIFRESKSRT; this comes from the coding sequence ATGGCCGTCAGCAAGTATCAGCTGTTGATTCGCCTGGCCACTGAAAAATGTGATGACGCTGCCCAAGTGATGAACTACGCCCGTCAGCGTATGGAAACAGCGCGTCAGCGCCTGCAGCAGCTGGCGCAGTTTCTGGCGGATTATCTGCATCGGCGAATTGCTCAGGGCGAACAAGGCATGGCCGCCGGCCAGTGGGTGGATTATCAGAAGTTTATCGAGCGTTTGCAGGAAGCCATTGCCGTACAGCGCCAGGAAGTGGACAGTAGCCAGAACGCCTATCAGCAGGCAACCGACGCCTGGCAGGCGGCACGAAAAAAACTGAAAGCCCTGGAAAAACTCCAGGAGCAGGAAGATATGCGAGCCCGTTTGCGCGAAGCCAAACGGGAGCAAAAACAAACGGATGAATTTGCCGCCCGGATTTTCCGGGAATCCAAGTCCAGAACGTGA
- the fliP gene encoding flagellar type III secretion system pore protein FliP (The bacterial flagellar biogenesis protein FliP forms a type III secretion system (T3SS)-type pore required for flagellar assembly.): MLAASLLWANPAMAEGLPMMNSSPAPGGGNNYSLSLQMLLFLTSLSFIPTALLMMTSFTRVVIVLSLLRQALGTMQSPPNQVIVGLSLFLTLFIMGPVFDKVYKEAWVPFSEDKINFLQALDKGSVPMKQFMMRQTREKDLEFFLEVSQSPKPRGPEDVSIKTLAPAFIISEMKTAFQIGFMIFIPFLIIDLVVASILMAMGMMMVSPVTIALPFKLMLFVLVDGWTLLLGSLVQSFYVS, translated from the coding sequence ATGCTGGCTGCCAGCCTGCTCTGGGCCAACCCGGCCATGGCCGAAGGCCTGCCAATGATGAACAGCAGCCCGGCACCGGGCGGCGGCAACAATTATTCCCTGTCGCTGCAGATGCTGCTGTTTCTCACCTCGCTAAGCTTTATCCCCACTGCCTTGCTGATGATGACCTCATTCACCCGCGTGGTGATTGTGCTCTCGCTGCTGCGTCAGGCGCTGGGCACCATGCAGTCGCCACCCAATCAGGTGATCGTCGGCTTGTCGCTGTTTCTCACCCTGTTCATCATGGGACCGGTGTTTGACAAGGTATATAAAGAAGCCTGGGTGCCGTTCTCGGAAGACAAGATCAACTTTCTGCAGGCGCTGGACAAGGGCTCGGTGCCGATGAAACAGTTCATGATGCGACAAACCCGGGAAAAAGACCTGGAGTTCTTTCTGGAAGTCTCGCAAAGCCCCAAACCTCGTGGCCCGGAAGACGTCAGCATCAAAACCCTGGCTCCGGCCTTCATCATCAGTGAAATGAAAACCGCCTTCCAGATCGGTTTCATGATCTTCATTCCGTTCCTGATCATCGACCTGGTAGTGGCGTCGATTCTGATGGCCATGGGGATGATGATGGTGTCACCCGTCACCATTGCCCTGCCATTCAAGCTGATGCTGTTTGTGCTAGTAGATGGCTGGACACTGCTGCTGGGATCGCTGGTGCAAAGTTTCTACGTCAGCTAG
- the fliI gene encoding flagellar protein export ATPase FliI: MSALDRWLAYLGACEQTLDEAVLWQPKGRLTRVTGMVMEAVGLRLPVGSACVIEIDPHHRVEAEVVGFSGDNLYLMPVTNVHGLVPGTPVSALISHHPPQYEHQQIPLNANGPFGRQVPVGASLLGRILDSLGRPLDGLGPIHPDAYYPLYAQPINPLGRTPVRDVLDVGVKAINGLLTVGRGQRLGLFAGSGVGKSVLLGMMARFTKADVVVVGLIGERGREVKDFIENILSEEGLARSVVVAAPADSPPLMRLHGAAYATALAEYFRDQGLSVLLLMDSVTRYAMAQREIALAIGEPPVTKGYPPSVFAKLPQLIERAGNGGNGGSITGFYTVLSEGDDQQDPIADSARAILDGHFVLSRLLAESGHYPAIDIEQSISRVMVDIVSKQQLETARNFKQLYSRYQRNRDLINVGAYVSGSDRMLDEAIRLHPTMETFLMQAMDESYDLDNTQFLLGNVLVS; this comes from the coding sequence ATGTCGGCGCTTGATCGCTGGCTGGCGTATCTGGGGGCCTGTGAGCAGACCCTGGATGAAGCCGTGCTCTGGCAACCCAAAGGCCGGTTGACCCGTGTTACCGGCATGGTCATGGAAGCCGTTGGCCTGCGTTTGCCGGTGGGCAGCGCCTGCGTGATTGAAATCGACCCACATCATCGGGTGGAAGCCGAAGTGGTGGGCTTTTCTGGCGATAATCTGTATCTGATGCCGGTGACCAATGTGCATGGCCTGGTGCCAGGCACGCCGGTTTCTGCGCTGATTTCCCATCACCCCCCGCAATACGAACACCAGCAGATTCCACTGAATGCCAATGGCCCGTTTGGCCGTCAGGTGCCGGTAGGGGCCAGCCTGCTTGGACGCATTCTTGATTCGCTGGGACGACCCCTGGATGGCCTGGGTCCGATTCACCCCGATGCCTATTACCCGCTGTATGCCCAGCCGATCAATCCGCTGGGACGCACCCCGGTGCGTGATGTGCTGGATGTCGGTGTCAAGGCCATCAATGGCCTGCTGACCGTGGGACGCGGCCAGCGGCTGGGCCTGTTTGCCGGCTCTGGCGTGGGTAAGAGCGTGCTGCTGGGAATGATGGCCCGGTTCACCAAGGCCGACGTAGTGGTGGTTGGGCTGATTGGCGAACGGGGCCGTGAAGTCAAGGACTTCATCGAGAACATTCTGAGCGAAGAAGGCCTGGCCCGTTCGGTGGTGGTGGCCGCCCCGGCTGATTCGCCGCCGCTGATGCGTTTGCATGGCGCGGCTTATGCCACCGCGCTGGCTGAATATTTTCGCGATCAGGGTTTGTCAGTGCTACTGCTGATGGACTCAGTCACCCGTTATGCGATGGCACAGCGGGAAATCGCCCTGGCGATTGGCGAACCGCCAGTCACCAAGGGCTACCCGCCGTCAGTATTTGCCAAACTGCCACAGCTGATTGAGCGGGCGGGCAATGGCGGCAATGGCGGCTCGATTACCGGGTTTTATACCGTGCTATCCGAAGGCGATGACCAGCAAGACCCGATTGCCGATTCGGCGCGGGCCATTCTGGATGGTCACTTTGTGCTGTCGCGCTTGCTGGCCGAGTCTGGCCACTACCCGGCCATTGACATTGAACAGTCGATCAGCCGGGTGATGGTGGATATTGTCAGCAAGCAGCAGCTGGAAACCGCACGGAATTTCAAGCAACTGTATTCGCGCTACCAGCGCAACCGCGACCTGATCAACGTCGGGGCCTATGTGTCCGGCTCTGACCGCATGCTGGACGAGGCAATCCGTTTGCACCCGACCATGGAAACCTTCCTGATGCAGGCCATGGACGAGTCTTACGATCTGGACAACACCCAGTTCCTGCTGGGCAATGTGTTAGTATCCTGA
- the fliG gene encoding flagellar motor switch protein FliG, with amino-acid sequence MSDAGVRRSAVLLFSIGQQDAVEVFKYLGPKEVQKISTNMTQITNLSIDEIATSIQLFRDEAKMRASIGAADEYLRQVLVEALGEDKASNLLDKIFAGNDNSGIESLKWMDPSSAADLIRNEHPQIISTILVHLEPDQSSAIMQHFSERLRNDVLLRIATLEGVQPQAIRELNDVLTQLLSGSDRMKKSAIGGVQMTAEILNFMGSSYEASALGSIREYDPELAQRIQDKMFVFENLCDLDNRSIQVILREISPESLITALKGTSQELKDKIFKNMSSRAAEMLKDDFEAKGPVKVSEVEAEQKEILKIVRKLADDGQIVLTGKSGEEGVVE; translated from the coding sequence ATGAGTGATGCCGGCGTGCGCCGTAGCGCAGTCCTGCTGTTCAGCATTGGACAGCAGGATGCGGTCGAGGTATTCAAATACCTTGGCCCGAAAGAAGTGCAGAAAATCAGTACCAACATGACCCAGATCACCAATCTGAGCATTGATGAAATCGCCACGTCGATCCAGCTGTTCCGTGACGAAGCCAAGATGCGCGCCTCGATTGGTGCCGCTGACGAATACCTGCGTCAGGTGCTGGTGGAAGCCCTGGGCGAAGACAAGGCCTCCAACCTGCTGGACAAGATTTTTGCCGGCAACGACAACTCGGGTATCGAAAGCCTGAAGTGGATGGACCCGTCCTCGGCTGCCGACCTGATTCGCAACGAACACCCGCAGATCATCTCGACCATTCTGGTTCACCTCGAACCCGATCAGTCCAGCGCGATCATGCAGCATTTCTCCGAACGGCTGCGCAACGACGTGCTGCTGCGGATTGCCACGCTGGAAGGCGTGCAGCCGCAGGCGATCCGCGAGTTGAACGACGTGCTGACCCAACTGCTGTCGGGTTCGGACCGGATGAAGAAGAGCGCCATTGGCGGCGTGCAGATGACCGCCGAAATCCTCAACTTCATGGGCAGTTCCTACGAAGCCTCGGCGCTGGGCTCGATCCGCGAATACGATCCGGAACTGGCGCAACGCATTCAGGACAAGATGTTCGTGTTCGAAAACCTGTGCGATCTGGACAACCGTTCGATCCAGGTAATCCTGCGCGAAATTTCGCCAGAGTCGCTGATTACCGCGCTCAAAGGCACCAGTCAGGAGCTCAAGGACAAGATCTTCAAGAACATGTCTTCGCGGGCGGCAGAAATGCTCAAGGACGACTTCGAGGCCAAAGGCCCGGTCAAGGTGTCCGAAGTGGAAGCCGAACAGAAGGAAATTCTCAAGATCGTGCGCAAGCTCGCCGACGATGGTCAGATCGTGCTGACCGGCAAGAGCGGGGAAGAAGGCGTTGTCGAGTAA